In Actinomycetota bacterium, one DNA window encodes the following:
- a CDS encoding glycosyltransferase, with protein MTRVLTVLPAMPLPATAGLQLRMMEELQIVRALGCHTTVLAFQTEDDDPGAERLSTLCDEAIAGGPRVPHHAFSTTERAQQRLQFVYNALRHRRGDIYPLSVRYDRMGAEDVVAEAVARTKPDFVILPSFLSHYAPVVARAGSGTVIDAADVLSGLTRAFVREYGARNPLKLPGLVANRLAARAQERLFLPDVDEIWCTWEPEVARLAVTSGNRHVIVVPNAIPASSISPSRLPDRPIVGFIGTYAYTPTLDAAIMLVDDVLPLLRVLAPEVRVRLAGTGMPAGIEQRLSLTPNVQVMGPVGDAAGFVAGCRVMALPVRRPGGVPFKLIEAMAAQRPVVATSALASGLEFPSGQALLIADSPRELADAIQLVLSDNELATRLASDARRAFEQELSTEAVTARLTASSVLAGRPHAAE; from the coding sequence ATGACGCGGGTGCTGACGGTGCTGCCGGCGATGCCACTCCCAGCAACGGCGGGACTCCAGCTCAGGATGATGGAGGAGCTCCAGATCGTCCGGGCGCTCGGCTGTCACACCACCGTGCTCGCGTTCCAGACGGAAGACGATGACCCCGGCGCTGAGCGGTTGAGCACCCTCTGCGACGAGGCGATCGCGGGAGGGCCGAGGGTTCCCCACCACGCCTTCTCGACGACTGAGCGTGCGCAGCAACGCCTGCAGTTCGTCTACAACGCGCTGCGCCACCGACGGGGTGACATCTATCCGCTCTCCGTCCGCTACGACCGGATGGGAGCAGAGGATGTCGTCGCCGAAGCCGTCGCACGGACGAAGCCCGACTTCGTGATCCTTCCGTCGTTCCTGTCGCACTACGCCCCGGTCGTGGCGCGCGCCGGCAGCGGCACGGTCATTGATGCTGCCGATGTCCTGAGCGGCCTCACCCGCGCCTTCGTGCGGGAGTACGGCGCCCGCAACCCGCTCAAGCTCCCGGGTCTCGTCGCCAACCGTCTCGCGGCGCGCGCCCAGGAGCGTCTGTTCCTTCCCGACGTGGACGAGATCTGGTGTACGTGGGAGCCGGAGGTGGCTCGGCTCGCGGTGACCTCCGGCAACCGCCATGTAATCGTCGTGCCCAACGCCATCCCCGCGTCCTCGATCTCCCCGTCGCGCCTGCCCGACAGGCCGATCGTGGGCTTCATCGGCACCTATGCGTACACCCCCACCCTCGACGCGGCCATCATGCTCGTTGACGACGTGCTTCCGTTGCTTCGGGTCCTCGCGCCCGAGGTGCGCGTCCGCCTCGCAGGCACCGGCATGCCCGCTGGGATCGAGCAGCGGCTGAGCCTCACCCCGAACGTGCAGGTGATGGGTCCCGTCGGCGACGCCGCGGGGTTCGTGGCGGGTTGTCGAGTCATGGCACTGCCCGTCCGCCGGCCCGGCGGCGTGCCGTTCAAGCTCATCGAGGCCATGGCCGCACAGCGACCCGTCGTCGCCACCAGCGCGCTCGCGAGCGGGCTGGAGTTTCCCAGCGGCCAGGCCTTGCTCATCGCGGACTCCCCGCGCGAGCTGGCCGACGCCATCCAGCTCGTGCTCTCCGACAACGAGCTCGCCACGCGTCTCGCATCCGACGCCCGCCGGGCCTTCGAGCAGGAGCTCTCCACCGAGGCGGTCACCGCTCGGCTCACGGCGTCGAGCGTGCTCGCCGGCAGGCCACATGCCGCGGAGTAG